The segment GATATTGACCAGAGCGTTGAGCTGGCGAAGCGCCTGACCCTTGAAGGAGTCGATCTGGTGGACGTCTCCTCTGGTGGCCTCACACCCGCTCAACAGATCTCGAGCGGTCCTGGATACCAGGTGCCTTTCGCGGCCCGAATCAGAAGCGAGGCCGGCATTGCCACCAGCGCTGTAGGTTTGATCACCGACGCCAGCCAGGCTGACCGGATCGTGCGCGCCGGCAACGCCGATGCTGTTTTGATTGGCCGTCAATCTCTGCGTGATCCCTATTGGCCAATTCGGGCGGCAGCGCAGTTGGGGGTCCCGGAGAAGGTGATGCCCACTCAGTATCGCCGCGGCTGGTGATCGACCCTTTCCCGACAAAGAAACTGTTCTTCGTACATTCGCGCCCCGGGAGGGTAGGCAGGAATGACGCTGCTTATCACATGAGAGCTGATGGCATAAGGAGGTAATCATGAGACTGGGTTTTCTCATGATATTGATCATCGTGGCTACTCTGGCAATGGGCTGTGCCACGGCGCAGCCGGCGCCAGCGACGGATAGGTCCGATTTAGCGACACCCCAGGCAGTGCCCCTTGTTGGTGATGACGCACAGGACTCTGGAGAGGTGTCGCCGAAACCTGCGGTCGAAGAGGATAAACCGGCCATCGAAACGCTGCGCATCGAGGGGGCTGATGGGCTGCAACAGATCGCGACCTTTTATCCCGGCCAGGGGGATGGACCCCGACCGGCGCTGTTGTTGCTACACCAGTTGGGAAGCAATCGCGCTGTCTGGCAGTCCTTTGCAGGCGATCTCAGTGGCGCTGGGTACGCGGTCATGGCACTGGACATGCGCGGGCATGGCGAGACGGGCGGAGGCCGCGATTGGCAGCTGGCGCAAGATGATTTGATCAGTGCGCTGTCGGCCCTGAGGGACCGCGAAGATGTGGATGGCGATCACACGGCAATCGTTGGCGCCAGTATCGGGGCCAATATGGCGCTGGTCACCGGGGCTGTCGAACCGGGGGTCGATACCGTCGTCCTGCTCTCGCCCGGTCTCAATTTCCAGCGTGTTACCACCGACGATGTCATGCCTGACTTCGGTGAGCGCCCCGTGCTGATCGTTGCCAGCAAGGAGGATAGTGGTTCAGCAAGTGCCTCCGAGACCCTGCTTGATCTGGCATCGGATGACAGGTCCCGCCTGAAGATGTATGAAGGCGCGGGCCATGGCACGGCGATGTTTGGACCGCAACCTGAGCTGGGCAATCTGATCATCGGATGGCTGGATCAGACTATGGCGGGCGACACGCCTGAGTAGGGTTTCAAATGTCTATTGGATGCTGCATTTTATGGGAGTGAGTCCGCAGAACGGTAAGCTGTGGCGGCGAAAAAGTGGAACAGAATGCCAGAATGCCAGAGGGCCGGAATATCGGAACAGAATAGCCTATTGACGGCGCAAGTACTCAGGTCATTGCGACGCTACGCCACGCCAGCACGTCACGCCACGTCAGCAGACGGTGCGTGAGCTAGCAGGCGTACCGGGAGGTAGCAAGCGATGCGGCCTAGCAAGGCCACCGAGAGGTGTG is part of the Chloroflexota bacterium genome and harbors:
- a CDS encoding alpha/beta fold hydrolase, with protein sequence MRLGFLMILIIVATLAMGCATAQPAPATDRSDLATPQAVPLVGDDAQDSGEVSPKPAVEEDKPAIETLRIEGADGLQQIATFYPGQGDGPRPALLLLHQLGSNRAVWQSFAGDLSGAGYAVMALDMRGHGETGGGRDWQLAQDDLISALSALRDREDVDGDHTAIVGASIGANMALVTGAVEPGVDTVVLLSPGLNFQRVTTDDVMPDFGERPVLIVASKEDSGSASASETLLDLASDDRSRLKMYEGAGHGTAMFGPQPELGNLIIGWLDQTMAGDTPE